In Priestia megaterium NBRC 15308 = ATCC 14581, the following proteins share a genomic window:
- a CDS encoding YokU family protein — MTVQCAWCEEEKAVETTNTAYWELPDGTRSIEITHMPCISCSGCGMSYQEEEIIEEVETQLLLVDTKKLDESIRYDELLKVPRLLKRNYFKF, encoded by the coding sequence ATGACTGTTCAATGCGCATGGTGCGAAGAAGAAAAAGCGGTAGAAACAACCAATACCGCTTACTGGGAATTGCCAGATGGAACGAGAAGTATTGAAATTACTCATATGCCATGTATCAGCTGTTCAGGTTGCGGGATGTCATATCAAGAAGAAGAGATCATAGAAGAAGTGGAAACACAGCTGCTTCTTGTCGATACAAAAAAACTTGATGAATCCATTCGGTATGATGAGTTATTAAAAGTGCCCAGATTATTAAAGCGCAACTACTTTAAATTCTAA
- the ablB gene encoding putative beta-lysine N-acetyltransferase encodes MGKQENICQPTFAMTLFLDERNKRLRIDDYRGNVNDIYSYIYKEIDKKTYEKWIIKARAEHLMDWISLGFSLEATVPYYFNGSDAYLLCYYTSQSRRDSGETLKETELLQDVLNLPTSDYSSLSNQLIMRRAISSDAKQLSQLYRQIFTVYPTPLYEEEYLSNLLQEDSLFYIIVDKNDIVSAASAEIDYVYHNAELTDCATLPAYRKYGFMKHLLNALEAELKQRHIFCAYTIARALSFGMNAAFQQLGYTYTGRLTNNCYIYKSLEDMNVWVKDLSKSKG; translated from the coding sequence ATGGGGAAACAAGAAAATATTTGTCAACCAACCTTTGCTATGACTCTTTTTTTAGATGAACGTAACAAGCGTCTGAGAATAGATGATTACCGGGGAAATGTGAACGATATTTACAGCTATATATATAAAGAAATTGATAAGAAAACGTATGAAAAGTGGATTATAAAAGCACGTGCTGAACATCTGATGGACTGGATAAGCTTGGGATTTTCTTTAGAAGCAACTGTTCCCTACTATTTTAACGGAAGCGACGCGTATCTTTTATGCTACTATACGTCTCAATCCCGCCGAGACAGCGGGGAGACGTTAAAAGAAACAGAGCTGCTTCAAGATGTGTTGAATTTGCCGACATCTGATTATTCTTCTTTATCGAATCAACTGATCATGCGCCGAGCCATTTCATCTGACGCTAAACAACTTTCTCAGCTCTACCGTCAAATCTTCACAGTGTATCCTACTCCCCTCTACGAAGAAGAGTATCTCTCTAATTTGCTTCAAGAAGATAGCTTGTTTTATATCATAGTTGACAAGAACGATATCGTTAGCGCTGCTTCTGCTGAAATTGACTATGTCTATCACAATGCTGAACTAACGGATTGTGCGACTCTCCCTGCTTACCGAAAGTATGGATTCATGAAGCATTTATTAAACGCACTAGAGGCGGAGCTAAAACAGCGGCATATTTTTTGTGCATATACAATAGCGAGAGCGCTTTCATTTGGGATGAACGCCGCCTTTCAGCAGCTTGGCTATACCTATACGGGAAGGTTAACGAATAATTGTTACATTTATAAATCGTTAGAAGATATGAACGTATGGGTGAAGGATCTGTCAAAAAGTAAAGGGTGA
- a CDS encoding 3-oxoacid CoA-transferase subunit B has translation MGLGIDIRHRIAKRAAAEIKNGMIVNLGIGIPSLIPNYVPSAVHVMFHAENGILGLGSSPPLGEEDENVCNAAGYPTTTVQGASYCDSATAFAMIRKGYVDMTILGALEVSEKGDLANWIVPGKRVPGIGGAMELAQKAKKVIVLMNHTSKTGEPKLVKTCSLPLTASGCVGLVITDRAVFKVEKDALLLTELMSPYTVEDILSSTEATVRLSDQLITIP, from the coding sequence ATGGGTTTGGGAATAGATATTCGTCATCGTATTGCAAAACGTGCTGCGGCTGAAATCAAAAACGGCATGATTGTTAATTTAGGGATTGGCATTCCTTCTCTTATTCCTAATTACGTACCAAGCGCTGTTCATGTGATGTTTCATGCTGAAAATGGAATTTTAGGGTTAGGATCTTCCCCTCCTTTAGGTGAAGAAGATGAGAATGTTTGCAATGCAGCAGGCTATCCAACAACTACCGTTCAAGGGGCTTCATACTGTGACAGTGCTACAGCCTTTGCGATGATTCGAAAAGGATACGTCGATATGACCATTCTTGGTGCGTTGGAAGTGAGTGAAAAAGGGGATTTAGCTAATTGGATTGTGCCAGGTAAGCGAGTTCCTGGGATAGGAGGAGCGATGGAATTAGCTCAAAAAGCGAAAAAAGTCATTGTGCTAATGAATCATACGAGCAAGACAGGAGAACCGAAGCTGGTTAAGACGTGTTCTTTACCTCTGACTGCTTCGGGCTGTGTGGGATTAGTTATTACAGATCGGGCGGTTTTTAAAGTAGAAAAAGATGCGCTTCTTCTAACAGAGTTAATGTCTCCTTATACTGTAGAGGATATTTTGAGTTCAACAGAAGCGACAGTTCGCCTGAGTGATCAATTGATTACGATACCATAA
- the dat gene encoding D-amino-acid transaminase — MELAYYGGEFRDINEAVIPIDERGHQFGDGVYEFIRVYKGVPFSIERHLDRLERSAKAIFIELPVSRQELKDIIHQAMEKSTLKDADIYIQVTRGIAPRNHLFPDVPTQLALTIRHPRQTPEEAYEKGISTLLLEDERWANCYIKSLNLLPNLLAKQAAASKGCKEAILVKDGYITEGSSSNVFAIKDNVLFTTPATRKILSGITRANVLECAQEQAIQIREQNMTPSFLKDADEVFITSTSVGLLPVSKIDEVELPAFRPVTVALKHAYSLRTAGTKAYQ; from the coding sequence ATGGAATTAGCATATTATGGTGGAGAGTTTAGAGATATTAATGAGGCTGTTATTCCTATTGATGAACGCGGTCACCAGTTCGGAGACGGTGTTTATGAATTTATTCGCGTATACAAAGGAGTTCCTTTTTCAATTGAACGTCACTTAGACCGCTTAGAAAGAAGTGCAAAGGCAATCTTTATCGAGCTGCCGGTTTCAAGACAAGAGCTAAAGGACATCATTCATCAAGCAATGGAAAAATCAACGTTAAAAGACGCTGATATTTATATTCAAGTTACGCGCGGGATTGCTCCTCGAAATCATTTATTTCCCGATGTACCTACACAATTAGCACTCACAATACGGCACCCTCGCCAAACACCTGAAGAAGCCTATGAAAAAGGCATTTCCACGCTTCTTTTGGAAGACGAACGATGGGCTAATTGCTATATCAAATCATTGAACCTACTTCCTAACCTTCTGGCCAAACAAGCTGCGGCTTCTAAAGGATGTAAAGAAGCTATTTTAGTAAAAGACGGATACATAACCGAAGGGTCGAGCAGCAATGTATTTGCGATAAAAGACAACGTCTTGTTCACGACTCCTGCCACAAGAAAAATTCTATCCGGTATTACGCGCGCTAACGTGCTGGAATGTGCACAGGAACAAGCCATTCAAATCCGCGAACAAAATATGACTCCTTCCTTTTTAAAAGACGCTGATGAAGTTTTTATTACGAGCACGTCTGTTGGTCTCTTGCCCGTTTCGAAAATAGACGAAGTCGAACTTCCAGCTTTCCGTCCTGTTACAGTGGCTTTAAAACACGCCTACAGCCTGCGCACTGCTGGAACAAAGGCTTATCAATAA
- a CDS encoding peptidase, whose protein sequence is MNIQQSIHNWMTEHRQSAVRLLKRFVEEASVQGSEKHAQAIVIERLRQLQLDIDIWEPDEKILRSHEAFASNRSTFRDSPNVVGVLKGKGGGKSIILNGHIDVVPPGDLSQWTEDPYTAVVKDGNLYGRGATDMKGGNVSLLLAIQALKELDISLKGDVIFQSVVEEESGGAGTLSCVLRGYKADGAIIPEPTNMKIFPKQQGSMWFRVTVHGVAAHGGTRYEGVSAIEKAAVVLKHIEGLEKERNSRITDPLYNKIPIPVPINIGNIQGGTWPSSVADQVILEGRIGVAPHEKMKNVRAEMKSWLELLPQRDEWFAEHPVDLEWFGAHWLPGEIELEHPLMTSLSSSFYQVKQNQPIIEASPWGTDGGILSQVGDIPTVVFGPGVTEVAHFPNEYICIQTMLDAAEIIALTVADWCSIAD, encoded by the coding sequence ATGAACATACAGCAATCTATTCATAACTGGATGACAGAGCATCGTCAAAGTGCAGTGCGTTTACTCAAGCGTTTCGTAGAAGAAGCAAGCGTACAAGGTTCTGAAAAGCATGCGCAGGCAATTGTCATTGAACGCCTTCGACAGCTGCAGTTAGATATTGATATATGGGAACCGGACGAAAAAATACTTCGCAGCCATGAAGCTTTTGCCTCCAACCGTTCTACTTTTCGAGACAGTCCGAATGTGGTAGGCGTGTTAAAAGGGAAAGGCGGAGGGAAATCCATTATTTTGAATGGCCACATTGATGTAGTGCCACCCGGAGATCTTTCACAGTGGACGGAAGACCCTTATACGGCTGTTGTAAAAGATGGAAACTTATATGGACGCGGAGCAACGGATATGAAAGGAGGAAATGTGTCGTTACTTTTAGCTATTCAAGCGTTGAAAGAGCTAGATATTTCACTAAAAGGAGATGTTATTTTTCAAAGCGTAGTAGAAGAGGAAAGCGGAGGTGCAGGAACACTTTCCTGTGTACTTAGAGGGTATAAAGCAGATGGTGCCATTATTCCAGAACCAACCAACATGAAGATCTTCCCTAAGCAGCAAGGCTCCATGTGGTTTCGAGTGACCGTGCATGGAGTAGCAGCACATGGAGGGACTCGGTATGAAGGCGTGAGTGCGATTGAAAAAGCAGCTGTTGTGCTTAAACACATTGAGGGTCTTGAAAAAGAGAGAAACAGCCGAATTACGGATCCGCTCTATAATAAAATCCCCATTCCTGTGCCGATTAATATCGGAAATATACAAGGCGGCACGTGGCCTTCTTCAGTCGCTGATCAAGTAATATTAGAAGGCAGGATAGGAGTTGCTCCGCATGAAAAAATGAAAAATGTCAGAGCAGAAATGAAATCCTGGCTTGAACTTTTGCCTCAGCGTGATGAGTGGTTTGCTGAGCATCCTGTCGACTTGGAATGGTTTGGGGCCCACTGGCTTCCCGGTGAAATTGAATTGGAGCATCCGCTTATGACCTCTCTTTCGTCCTCTTTTTATCAAGTGAAACAGAATCAGCCGATCATTGAAGCATCTCCTTGGGGAACGGACGGAGGGATACTGTCACAAGTAGGGGATATTCCAACAGTTGTTTTTGGACCGGGAGTAACAGAAGTGGCCCACTTTCCGAATGAGTATATTTGTATTCAAACGATGCTTGACGCAGCAGAAATTATTGCTCTCACTGTAGCAGACTGGTGCAGTATTGCGGACTAA
- the ablA gene encoding lysine 2,3-aminomutase: protein MLYDLYKPSRHWKDIELWKDVPEEKWNDWIWQLTNTIRTLDDLKKVINLTPEEEEGVRISTKTIPLNITPYYASLMNPDDPRCPVRMQSVPVGKELHKTKYDLEDPLDEDEDSPVPGLTHRYPDRVLFLVTNQCSMYCRYCTRRRFSGQIGMGVPKKQLDAAIAYIAKTPEVRDVLISGGDGLLINDNILEYILKNLRAIPHVEIIRIGTRAPVVFPQRITENLCAILRKYHPVWLNTHFNTSIEITEETKKACEMLVDAGVPVGNQAVILAGINDSVAIMKKLMHDLVKIRVRPYYIYQCDLSEGIGHFRAPVSKGLEIMEGLRGHTSGYAVPTFVIDAPGGGGKIAVQPNYIISQSASKVVLRNFEGVITTYPEPESYVPGRADDYFRAVYPAADAKGSSIGISGLMNDAQFNLVPEGLGRVKRRKTYESDSAHESLKDKREKRDELKDKKFKAQLKKDVKSDDAPSS, encoded by the coding sequence ATGTTATATGATTTATATAAGCCGTCCCGACACTGGAAAGATATTGAATTATGGAAAGATGTTCCTGAAGAAAAATGGAATGACTGGATTTGGCAATTAACAAACACAATTCGAACATTAGATGATTTAAAAAAGGTTATTAACTTAACTCCTGAGGAAGAAGAAGGAGTACGCATTTCAACCAAAACCATTCCGCTCAATATTACGCCTTACTATGCATCTTTGATGAATCCAGATGATCCTCGCTGCCCCGTCCGTATGCAGTCTGTTCCGGTTGGCAAAGAACTTCATAAAACAAAATATGATCTAGAAGATCCCCTAGATGAAGACGAAGATTCTCCAGTGCCAGGGTTGACTCATCGCTATCCTGATCGCGTTTTGTTCTTAGTCACCAATCAATGTTCCATGTACTGCAGGTACTGTACTCGAAGAAGGTTTTCAGGACAAATCGGAATGGGCGTTCCAAAAAAGCAGTTAGATGCTGCGATTGCTTATATCGCCAAAACACCTGAAGTACGAGATGTACTCATTTCAGGCGGTGATGGCTTGCTGATTAATGACAACATTTTAGAATATATTTTGAAGAATTTACGAGCTATTCCCCATGTGGAAATTATTCGGATTGGCACAAGAGCACCCGTTGTGTTTCCACAGCGAATAACAGAAAATTTATGTGCCATTTTAAGAAAATATCATCCAGTATGGTTAAATACTCACTTTAATACATCCATTGAAATTACTGAAGAGACAAAAAAAGCATGTGAAATGCTTGTCGATGCAGGCGTTCCAGTTGGCAATCAAGCGGTTATTTTAGCTGGGATTAATGACAGCGTAGCTATCATGAAAAAGCTTATGCACGATTTAGTGAAAATACGCGTTCGTCCTTACTATATTTATCAATGTGATTTGTCAGAAGGAATTGGGCATTTCCGCGCACCTGTTTCCAAAGGGCTTGAAATTATGGAAGGGCTGCGAGGTCATACTTCTGGCTATGCTGTTCCAACGTTTGTTATTGATGCGCCAGGAGGAGGAGGAAAGATTGCAGTTCAGCCAAACTATATTATTAGTCAAAGCGCAAGTAAAGTTGTTCTGCGAAACTTTGAAGGAGTGATTACCACGTATCCGGAGCCAGAAAGCTATGTGCCTGGGCGTGCAGATGATTATTTTCGAGCTGTTTATCCAGCAGCGGATGCTAAAGGTTCTTCCATCGGCATCTCGGGCCTTATGAATGATGCTCAATTCAACCTTGTACCGGAAGGGTTAGGGAGAGTAAAAAGACGTAAAACATATGAAAGTGACAGTGCTCACGAAAGTCTAAAAGATAAACGTGAAAAAAGAGATGAATTAAAAGATAAAAAGTTTAAAGCTCAATTGAAAAAAGACGTTAAAAGCGACGATGCTCCATCATCTTAA